A region from the Benincasa hispida cultivar B227 chromosome 12, ASM972705v1, whole genome shotgun sequence genome encodes:
- the LOC120067491 gene encoding uncharacterized protein LOC120067491 — protein MAATNASTPTTAAPAVESGSSSADEVTAKAVQKRYEGLVMVRTKAIKGKGAWYWAHLEPILVHNTDTGLPKAVKLRCSLCDAVFSASNPSRTASEHLKRGTCPNFNSLPKPISSVSPSSFLPPTPTSPPPLHHSNNRKRTSSAVTSSGGGGGGGGGSSYQVSPLAIVDPSRFCGELTYSQSHPHLMLSGGKEDLGALAMLEDSVKKLKSPKTSPGPTLSKTQIDCAIDFLADWVYESGGSVSFSSLEHPKFRAFLNQVGLPTISRRDFTNSRLNSKFEEAKAESEVKIRDAMFFQLASDGWKDKNYAVFGIDKLVNLTVNLPNGTSLYRRAVFVSGSVPSSYAQEILWETVADISGNVVQQCVGIVADKFKAKALKNLENQNNWMVNLSCQFQGFSSLVKDFSKQLPLFKSVTEHCMKLANFVNYKSQIRNCFHKFQLQEYGNATLLRVPPRDHEKLNFGPIFTLMEDILSFSRALQLVVLDETWKIASMDDPIAREVAELIGDVGFWNELEAVHSLVKLVTEMAVEIEKDRPLVGQCLPLWDQLRGKVKDWCSKFQIAEGPVEKVIEKRFKKNYHPAWAASFILDPLYLIRDTSGKYLPPFKCLTPDQEKDVDKLITRLVSREEAHIALMELMKWRTEGLDPVYARAVQMKERDPVTGKMRVANPQSSRLVWETYLTEFKSLGKVAVRLIFLHATSCGFKCNWSLLRWVSSHTHQKAGMDKAQKLIFISAHSKLERRDFSTDEDKDAELFSLANGEDDVLNEVFADTSSV, from the exons ATGGCGGCTACGAACGCGTCTACACCAACAACGGCGGCTCCGGCAGTGGAGAGTGGGAGTTCCTCAGCAGATGAGGTGACTGCAAAAGCCGTACAGAAGCGATACGAAGGACTGGTAATGGTACGGACGAAGGCTATAAAGGGTAAAGGGGCTTGGTACTGGGCTCACCTCGAACCCATCCTCGTCCACAATACTGACACTGGTTTGCCCAAAGCCGTTAAACTCAGGTGTTCTTTATGCGACGCCGTTTTCTCCGCCTCAAACCCTTCTCGGACCGCCTCCGAGCATCTCAAACGCGGCACTTGCCCCAATTTCAATTCCCTCCCTAAACCCATTTCCTCTGTTTCCccttcctcttttcttcctccaaCTCCCACTTCTCCACCGCCCCTTCACCATAGCAATAACCGCAAACGAACCTCTTCCGCCGTCACCTCATCTGGTGGCGGCGGCGGCGGAGGTGGAGGGTCTTCATACCAAGTCTCACCTCTTGCGATTGTGGATCCTTCGCGGTTCTGCGGCGAGCTGACGTATTCACAGTCG CATCCGCATTTGATGTTATCAGGTGGGAAGGAGGATTTGGGGGCTTTGGCTATGTTGGAGGACAGTGTGAAGAAGCTTAAGAGTCCTAAAACTTCACCAGGGCCAACGCTGAGCAAGACGCAGATTGATTGTGCAATTGATTTTCTCGCCGATTGGGTTTATGAATCGGGCGGTTCTGTGTCGTTTTCGAGCTTGGAACATCCGAAATTCAGGGCTTTTCTTAACCAAGTTGGACTACCCACAATTTCTCGCCGGGATTTTACGAATTCCCGACTGAATTCGAAGTTCGAGGAGGCTAAAGCAGAGTCTGAAGTTAAGATTCGGGATGCTATGTTTTTCCAGCTCGCCTCCGATGGGTGGAAGGACAAAAACTACGCCGTTTTTGGGATTGATAAGCTTGTGAATCTCACTGTGAATCTCCCCAATGGGACTAGCTTGTACCGGCGGGCCGTGTTCGTGAGTGGCTCTGTTCCTTCTTCGTACGCCCAGGAAATTTTGTGGGAAACCGTTGCTGATATCAGTGGGAATGTTGTTCAACAGTGTGTAGGGATTGTAGCAGACAAGTTCAAGGCTAAGGCACTGAAGAATTTGGAGAATCAAAATAACTGGATGGTTAATCTCTCTTGTCAGTTTCAGGGTTTTTCAAGTTTGGTTAAGGATTTCAGCAAACAGCTCCCATTGTTCAAGAGTGTAACTGAGCATTGTATGAAGCTTGCTAATTTCGTTAATTACAAGTCTCAGATTCGTAATTGCTTCCATAAATTTCAGCTGCAAGAGTACGGTAATGCCACTTTACTCCGAGTGCCTCCCCGTGACCATGAGAAGCTCAACTTTGGGCCCATCTTCACTTTAATGGAGGACATTCTCAGCTTCTCTCGAGCTCTGCAGTTAGTTGTGCTCGATGAGACCTGGAAAATTGCTTCGATGGATGACCCGATAGCGAGAGAAGTTGCCGAGTTAATTGGGGATGTGGGATTTTGGAATGAACTGGAAGCAGTTCACTCTTTGGTTAAATTAGTAACAGAAATGGCTGTTGAGATCGAGAAAGATAGGCCACTGGTTGGGCAATGCCTCCCATTGTGGGATCAACTGAGGGGAAAGGTCAAAGATTGGTGTTCAAAGTTTCAGATTGCTGAAGGGCCTGTTGAGAAAGTGATTGAAAAGAGATTCAAAAAGAACTACCACCCGGCTTGGGCTGCGTCATTTATCCTCGATCCATTGTATTTAATAAGGGACACGAGTGGGAAGTACCTCCCACCATTCAAGTGCTTAACTCCTGATCAAGAGAAGGATGTGGATAAGCTCATAACCCGGCTCGTGTCGAGGGAGGAAGCTCACATTGCGTTGATGGAGCTTATGAAATGGAGGACAGAAGGGCTTGATCCAGTTTATGCAAGAGCTGTACAAATGAAGGAAAGAGATCCTGTAACTGGAAAAATGAGAGTTGCTAATCCACAAAGCAGTAGGCTTGTTTGGGAAACTTATCTTACAGAATTCAAATCATTAGGCAAAGTTGCAGTGAGGCTCATATTCCTTCATGCTACTTCATGTGGATTCAAATGCAATTGGTCTTTGTTGAGATGGGTGTCTTCTCATACTCATCAAAAGGCTGGTATGGACAAGGCACAGAAGTTGATATTCATTTCGGCTCATTCCAAGCTTGAGCGGAGGGATTTTTCCACCGACGAAGACAAGGATGCCGAGCTATTCTCCCTAGCCAATGGTGAGGATGATGTGCTTAATGAAGTCTTCGCCGATACATCCTCGGTGTAA